In a single window of the Subtercola sp. PAMC28395 genome:
- the glgA gene encoding glycogen synthase, producing MRVDVISREYPPEVYGGAGVHVAELVKALRVNIDVIVRAFGAPRSEDGVFSYQTPTELVGANPTLSTLGVDLQIANDLAGADVVHSHTWYANAAGQLGSMLHGIPHVVTAHSLEPLRPWKAEQLGGGYRVSSWIEKNAFESADSVIAVSGGMRNDILRSYPGIPEDRVSVVYNGIDLEKWKPVHDPEVLQRWGIDVSRPSVVFVGRITRQKGLPYLLRAAKQLPADVQLILCAGAPDTPEIMAEVTAGVRALQEERSGVVWIPELLSQHDLSAVLSSATVFVCPSVYEPLGIVNLEAMACALPVVGTATGGIPEVVDDGVTGRLVPIEQLTDGTGTPVDPERFVHDLAGTLREVLADPDSARMMGAAGRLRAESIFSWKQIAEETERIYRSLL from the coding sequence GTGCGCGTCGATGTGATTTCCAGAGAATATCCACCAGAGGTCTATGGCGGGGCGGGGGTACACGTCGCCGAACTTGTCAAAGCCCTCCGGGTGAACATCGACGTCATCGTTCGCGCTTTCGGCGCGCCGCGCAGCGAAGACGGCGTGTTCTCGTACCAGACACCGACGGAGTTGGTCGGTGCGAACCCCACGCTCTCCACTCTGGGCGTCGACCTGCAGATCGCCAATGACCTCGCGGGTGCCGATGTCGTGCACTCCCACACCTGGTATGCCAACGCGGCCGGGCAACTGGGTTCGATGCTGCACGGCATCCCGCACGTCGTCACTGCCCATTCACTCGAGCCACTTCGTCCCTGGAAGGCCGAACAGCTCGGCGGCGGCTACCGCGTCTCGAGCTGGATCGAGAAGAACGCCTTCGAGAGTGCGGATTCTGTGATCGCCGTGAGTGGCGGCATGCGGAACGACATCCTTCGCTCATACCCAGGCATTCCTGAAGACCGGGTGAGCGTCGTCTACAACGGCATCGACCTCGAGAAGTGGAAGCCCGTACACGACCCCGAGGTGCTCCAGCGGTGGGGAATCGACGTGTCCCGGCCATCCGTTGTCTTCGTGGGCCGAATCACTCGCCAGAAGGGCCTGCCGTACCTTCTTCGCGCGGCCAAGCAACTGCCGGCGGATGTCCAGCTCATCCTCTGCGCGGGCGCGCCTGACACGCCGGAGATCATGGCCGAGGTCACAGCGGGCGTGCGGGCACTGCAGGAAGAGCGCTCCGGCGTGGTCTGGATTCCGGAGCTGCTGAGCCAGCACGATCTCTCAGCGGTGCTGTCGAGCGCGACAGTATTCGTGTGCCCCTCGGTCTACGAGCCGCTCGGGATCGTCAACCTCGAGGCGATGGCGTGCGCGCTGCCCGTCGTCGGCACAGCCACTGGCGGCATTCCGGAGGTCGTCGATGACGGCGTCACCGGCCGCCTCGTGCCCATCGAGCAGCTGACCGACGGAACCGGTACGCCGGTCGACCCCGAGCGCTTTGTACACGACCTCGCTGGCACCCTGCGTGAGGTTCTGGCCGACCCCGATTCGGCACGGATGATGGGTGCCGCCGGTCGTCTTCGTGCTGAGAGCATCTTCAGCTGGAAACAGATCGCCGAAGAGACCGAACGCATCTACCGCAGCCTGTTGTGA
- a CDS encoding glucose-1-phosphate adenylyltransferase has protein sequence MAASKKIFGIVLAGGEGKRLMPLTADRAKPGVPFGGGYRLIDFALSNLINSGLTKIVVLTQYKSHSLDRHVSQTWRLSGLLDSYVASVPAQQRLGKRWFSGSADAILQSLNLIRDEMPDIVVVVGADHVYRMDFAQMIQAHVASGASASVAAIRQPMELSDQFGIIQTDPEKPGFISEFLEKPKVAVGIADSPGEVLASMGNYVFNTDALIEAVIRDGEKPNSNHDMGGDIIPDFVSRGEAVVYDLSDNEVPGATDRDRYYWRDVGTIESFYDAHQDLISALPVFNLYNSEWPIYTQQLNSPPAKFVRDAKGNSGTTIESIVSLGCLISGARIERSVLGPWVTIESSALVQDAVLFDRVHIEPDAVVRRAILDKNVVVAAGAMIGIDHARDRERGFTVTETGITVVGKGVRVEP, from the coding sequence ATGGCTGCATCAAAGAAGATCTTCGGCATCGTGCTCGCTGGTGGCGAAGGTAAGAGGCTCATGCCCCTGACCGCAGACCGAGCGAAGCCCGGTGTCCCGTTCGGTGGCGGTTATCGCCTGATCGACTTCGCACTCTCGAACCTCATCAATTCGGGGCTGACGAAGATCGTTGTGCTGACCCAGTACAAGTCGCACAGTCTCGACCGCCACGTCTCGCAGACGTGGCGGCTCTCCGGCCTGCTCGACTCCTATGTAGCCTCTGTGCCCGCCCAGCAGCGCCTCGGCAAGCGGTGGTTCAGCGGTTCGGCCGACGCCATCCTGCAGAGCCTCAACCTGATTCGTGACGAGATGCCCGACATCGTGGTCGTCGTCGGTGCAGACCACGTCTATCGCATGGACTTCGCGCAGATGATCCAGGCACACGTCGCGTCGGGCGCCAGTGCCTCCGTTGCCGCGATCCGCCAGCCCATGGAGCTCTCCGACCAGTTCGGCATCATTCAGACCGACCCCGAGAAGCCCGGTTTCATCTCCGAGTTCCTCGAGAAGCCCAAGGTCGCCGTCGGCATCGCCGACTCACCTGGTGAAGTGCTCGCTTCGATGGGCAACTACGTCTTCAACACTGATGCCCTCATCGAAGCCGTCATCAGAGACGGCGAGAAGCCCAACTCGAACCACGACATGGGTGGGGACATCATCCCGGACTTCGTTTCGAGAGGTGAGGCCGTCGTCTATGACCTCTCTGACAACGAGGTTCCCGGCGCGACCGACCGAGACCGGTACTACTGGCGCGACGTCGGTACCATCGAGTCGTTCTACGATGCGCACCAGGACCTCATCTCGGCGCTGCCGGTCTTCAACCTCTACAACAGCGAATGGCCTATCTACACCCAGCAGCTCAACTCACCGCCTGCGAAGTTCGTGCGCGACGCGAAGGGCAACAGCGGAACCACGATCGAGTCGATCGTCTCGCTCGGCTGCCTCATCTCGGGCGCCCGCATCGAGCGCAGCGTTCTCGGCCCGTGGGTCACCATCGAGTCGAGCGCCCTCGTTCAAGACGCGGTGCTCTTCGACCGCGTGCACATCGAGCCTGACGCCGTGGTGCGCCGCGCTATTCTGGACAAGAATGTGGTTGTCGCTGCCGGGGCCATGATCGGAATCGACCATGCTCGCGACCGCGAACGTGGCTTCACCGTGACAGAAACCGGCATCACCGTGGTCGGCAAGGGAGTTCGCGTAGAACCATGA
- the serB gene encoding phosphoserine phosphatase SerB, with product MNENLLIPDARTPLQQAPSLSPSHPDSTQGGGRARFLVVLDVDSTLIENEVIELLAACAGRLAEVAEVTERAMSGELDFEASLRARVATLAGLSTSCFADVAADIRVTDGVTGLISALHAAGGLVGVVSGGFHELVDGVAESLGLDFWSANRLEAVDGVLTGQVIGPVIDAQAKADSLETWARASGIPLSQTVAVGDGANDLLMMDVAGLSVAFCARPVVRASANLAIDTRDLSQLLPLLGLRG from the coding sequence ATGAATGAGAACCTGCTGATTCCGGATGCTCGCACCCCCCTTCAGCAGGCACCCTCACTCTCACCCTCACACCCCGACTCCACCCAGGGGGGTGGTCGGGCCCGGTTCCTCGTGGTACTCGACGTGGACTCCACGCTGATCGAGAACGAGGTCATCGAGCTGCTGGCGGCGTGCGCGGGGAGGCTCGCCGAGGTCGCCGAGGTGACGGAGCGTGCGATGTCGGGTGAACTCGACTTCGAAGCGAGCCTGCGCGCTCGGGTGGCGACACTCGCCGGGCTCTCGACCTCGTGTTTCGCCGACGTGGCAGCAGACATCCGCGTCACCGACGGTGTCACTGGGCTCATCTCGGCCCTGCACGCGGCCGGCGGGCTGGTCGGGGTCGTCTCCGGAGGATTCCACGAACTCGTCGATGGGGTCGCCGAGTCTCTCGGCCTCGACTTCTGGAGCGCCAATCGGCTCGAGGCGGTCGACGGCGTTCTGACCGGTCAGGTGATCGGCCCGGTGATCGATGCACAGGCCAAGGCCGATTCGCTCGAAACGTGGGCCCGAGCATCCGGAATCCCGCTGAGCCAGACCGTGGCCGTCGGCGACGGCGCGAACGACCTTCTGATGATGGATGTTGCGGGGCTGAGCGTGGCGTTCTGCGCCCGGCCGGTCGTGCGGGCATCGGCGAACCTCGCCATCGACACCCGCGATCTCTCGCAGCTCCTCCCCCTGCTGGGTCTCCGCGGCTGA
- the fabG gene encoding 3-oxoacyl-ACP reductase FabG, whose protein sequence is MSTTTSAPRTVLITGGNRGIGYAIASEFVAQGHRVAVTARSGEGPAGSLTVRADVTDSASIDAAFTEVEAALGPVEVVVANAGITRDTLLMRMSESDFTDVIDANLTGAFRVVKRSSKGMLKARFGRIILISSVVGLYGSAGQVNYSSSKAGLVGLARSVTRELGARGITANVVAPGFIETEMTAELSDALQTEYKKSIPAGRFATPGEVARVVTWLASDDASYISGAVIPVDGGLGMGH, encoded by the coding sequence ATGAGCACCACGACTTCCGCCCCCCGCACCGTTCTCATCACGGGGGGCAACCGCGGCATCGGCTACGCGATCGCTTCGGAATTCGTCGCCCAGGGGCACAGGGTCGCCGTGACCGCGCGCTCCGGCGAAGGGCCTGCCGGGTCTCTCACCGTGCGCGCCGACGTCACCGACTCCGCCTCGATCGACGCCGCATTCACCGAGGTCGAAGCAGCCCTCGGCCCGGTCGAAGTCGTCGTCGCGAATGCCGGAATCACCAGGGACACGCTGCTCATGCGCATGAGCGAATCAGATTTCACCGACGTCATCGATGCGAACCTCACGGGGGCGTTCCGCGTCGTGAAGAGGTCGTCGAAGGGCATGCTCAAGGCACGCTTCGGCCGGATCATCCTGATCTCCAGCGTGGTCGGGCTCTATGGTTCTGCGGGTCAGGTCAACTATTCGTCGTCGAAAGCCGGCCTCGTGGGCCTCGCCCGCTCGGTCACCCGCGAACTCGGGGCCCGCGGCATCACCGCGAACGTCGTCGCGCCCGGGTTCATCGAGACCGAGATGACGGCTGAGCTGTCGGATGCCCTGCAGACCGAATACAAGAAGAGCATCCCCGCCGGCCGCTTCGCTACGCCGGGCGAGGTTGCCCGTGTGGTCACCTGGCTCGCCTCAGACGACGCCTCGTACATCTCGGGTGCGGTCATCCCCGTCGACGGCGGGCTCGGCATGGGTCACTGA
- a CDS encoding DUF3099 domain-containing protein, translating to MKHEQQQSITSLPQSPAEERHSRMIRYSVAMGIRLLCLAGLLFVQGWWLLVLGVAAVVLPWFAVVIANTGSNTPGTMQPPGGTMVPFGQPPLQRGGRETGGRPE from the coding sequence ATGAAGCATGAGCAGCAGCAGTCGATCACGTCACTCCCCCAGTCCCCGGCGGAGGAGCGGCACAGCCGCATGATCCGGTACTCGGTTGCCATGGGCATCCGTCTGCTGTGCCTCGCAGGCCTGCTCTTCGTGCAGGGCTGGTGGTTGCTGGTGCTCGGTGTGGCGGCCGTCGTTCTGCCGTGGTTCGCCGTCGTGATCGCCAACACGGGTTCGAACACGCCCGGCACCATGCAGCCCCCCGGAGGCACGATGGTGCCGTTCGGCCAGCCTCCCCTGCAGCGCGGCGGCCGGGAAACCGGTGGTCGGCCCGAGTGA
- a CDS encoding SURF1 family protein has product MIEERATVAERRTDVAQRRGGALAHPAAHQGSPVAVYDTVTEGMGGWQFLRTARWCGFIAATILFAIICLFLANWQWDRGRQASADNDVVSANFAADPVPIDTALPTLVSYDASQNWQRVSVTGVYRADEELVVRNRSNDGANGFEVITPLELSDGSVLVVDRGWVAPSPDDSLAPGTIPNPASGAVDLVVQLRPSEAPLGSATPTANQIGSITLPRVQQAIGGNVYVGAYGVLDSKSAAANTGLAPIQKTMPTEDVGLHYSYLVQWLSFAVLGFVVLGFAIRKEYRRLNSDDPDERARATERLHKRARKAFTDEELEDEAIDGYLPLTRWGITGGRASTGAPRGALTRTQASLDPEGETGAQAPTVSASPEIYVIEAKSTEIDDEVDTKN; this is encoded by the coding sequence ATGATCGAGGAGCGTGCGACCGTCGCTGAGCGTCGAACCGACGTCGCGCAAAGGCGAGGCGGCGCGCTTGCTCACCCGGCTGCGCACCAAGGGAGCCCGGTCGCCGTCTACGACACCGTCACCGAGGGGATGGGCGGGTGGCAGTTCCTGCGCACCGCTCGGTGGTGCGGGTTCATCGCCGCCACGATTCTCTTCGCGATCATCTGCCTGTTTCTCGCCAACTGGCAATGGGATCGTGGACGACAGGCCTCCGCTGACAACGACGTCGTCTCGGCCAATTTCGCCGCCGACCCCGTGCCGATCGACACGGCGTTGCCGACACTCGTTTCGTACGACGCCAGTCAGAACTGGCAGCGGGTCTCCGTCACGGGCGTCTACCGCGCAGATGAAGAACTCGTCGTACGCAACCGCTCGAACGACGGTGCGAACGGCTTCGAGGTGATCACCCCCCTGGAGCTCAGCGACGGCTCGGTGCTCGTGGTCGATCGGGGCTGGGTGGCACCCTCACCCGATGACTCCCTGGCTCCAGGCACGATACCGAACCCGGCGTCGGGCGCGGTGGATCTTGTCGTGCAGCTGAGGCCGAGCGAGGCGCCCCTCGGAAGCGCCACTCCGACGGCGAACCAGATCGGGTCGATCACATTGCCGCGCGTTCAGCAGGCCATCGGCGGGAACGTCTACGTCGGGGCATACGGAGTGCTCGACAGTAAGTCCGCGGCCGCAAATACGGGGCTTGCTCCGATCCAGAAGACCATGCCCACCGAAGACGTGGGTCTCCACTACTCCTACCTGGTTCAGTGGCTGTCATTCGCCGTGCTTGGCTTCGTGGTTCTCGGATTCGCGATACGCAAGGAGTACCGACGGCTCAACTCCGACGATCCCGACGAGCGGGCGCGCGCTACCGAGCGGCTGCACAAGCGTGCCCGCAAGGCGTTCACCGACGAGGAACTCGAGGACGAGGCGATCGACGGGTACCTTCCCCTCACGCGCTGGGGCATCACGGGCGGCAGAGCATCGACAGGGGCGCCACGTGGTGCACTGACGCGCACACAGGCGAGCCTCGATCCCGAGGGCGAAACGGGAGCCCAGGCACCAACAGTCTCCGCATCGCCGGAGATCTACGTCATCGAAGCGAAGTCCACCGAGATCGACGACGAGGTCGACACGAAGAACTGA
- a CDS encoding ABC-F family ATP-binding cassette domain-containing protein has product MLSVHDLELRVGARVLMSDVNFRVSAGDKIGLVGRNGAGKTTLTKTLAGELKPDGGRIDMSGQIGYLPQDPRSGNPEDLARTRILDARDLGQIVLQMQQAQLDMSSSDPKVVDKAMKRYGNLDDRFNSLGGYSAEAEAASIASNLSLPDHILDQPLSTLSGGQRRRIELARILFSGADTMLLDEPTNHLDADSVVWLREFLKNFQGGLIVISHDVALVEETVNRVFYLDANRTVIDIYNMGWKNYLRQRASDEERRKKERVNVEKKAGVLQMQAARFGAKASKAAAAHQMVRRAEKMLSGLDETRVVDRVAKLRFPDPVACGRTPLMASDLSKSYGSLEIFTAVDLAIDRGSKVVILGFNGAGKTTLLRILAGIDKPDTGQVEPGFGLRIGYYAQEHETIDVKRSVLQNMVSSSPNLTETEARRVLGSFLFTGDDSHKLAGVLSGGEKTRLALAMIVVSGANVLLLDEPTNNLDPASREEILDALANYAGAVVLVSHDEGAVMALNPERVLILPDGVEDHWNKDYQDLIELA; this is encoded by the coding sequence GTGCTCAGTGTGCATGATCTTGAGCTCCGAGTTGGCGCCCGCGTTCTGATGTCCGACGTGAATTTTCGCGTCTCCGCCGGTGACAAGATCGGGCTGGTGGGCCGAAACGGCGCCGGCAAGACCACGCTCACGAAGACCCTGGCAGGTGAGCTGAAGCCCGATGGTGGCCGCATCGACATGTCGGGCCAGATCGGCTACCTGCCGCAGGACCCGCGCTCGGGCAACCCTGAGGACCTGGCGCGCACGCGCATCCTCGATGCCCGCGACCTCGGCCAGATCGTTCTGCAGATGCAGCAGGCCCAACTCGACATGTCATCATCAGACCCCAAGGTCGTCGACAAGGCCATGAAGCGCTACGGCAATCTGGATGACCGTTTCAACTCCCTCGGCGGGTACTCTGCTGAGGCAGAAGCGGCCTCGATCGCGTCGAACCTCAGCCTGCCCGACCACATCCTCGACCAGCCGCTGTCGACCCTCTCGGGCGGGCAGCGTCGTCGTATCGAACTCGCCCGCATCCTGTTCTCGGGCGCAGACACCATGCTGCTCGACGAACCGACCAACCACCTCGATGCCGACTCCGTGGTGTGGCTGCGCGAGTTCCTCAAGAACTTCCAGGGCGGCCTGATCGTGATCAGCCACGACGTGGCGCTCGTCGAAGAAACCGTGAACCGTGTCTTCTACCTTGACGCGAACCGCACGGTCATCGACATCTACAACATGGGCTGGAAGAACTACCTGCGCCAGCGCGCGAGCGACGAAGAACGCCGCAAGAAGGAGCGCGTCAACGTCGAGAAGAAGGCCGGCGTGCTGCAGATGCAGGCCGCCCGGTTCGGAGCAAAGGCCTCGAAGGCTGCCGCCGCGCACCAGATGGTGCGTCGCGCCGAGAAGATGCTCTCGGGCCTCGACGAGACCCGCGTGGTCGACCGCGTGGCGAAGCTGCGTTTCCCCGACCCGGTTGCCTGCGGCCGCACGCCACTGATGGCAAGCGACCTTTCCAAGAGCTACGGATCGCTAGAGATCTTCACCGCCGTCGACCTCGCGATCGACCGCGGCTCGAAGGTCGTCATTCTCGGCTTCAACGGTGCCGGCAAGACCACGCTGCTGCGCATTCTCGCCGGCATCGACAAGCCAGACACGGGTCAGGTCGAACCGGGCTTCGGCCTGCGCATCGGCTACTACGCACAGGAGCACGAGACCATCGACGTCAAACGCTCGGTGCTGCAGAACATGGTCTCATCATCGCCCAACCTCACCGAGACCGAGGCCAGGCGCGTTCTCGGCTCGTTCCTGTTCACCGGTGATGACTCCCACAAGCTGGCGGGCGTTCTCTCCGGTGGAGAGAAGACGCGCCTCGCCCTGGCGATGATCGTCGTGTCGGGCGCCAACGTGCTTCTGCTCGATGAGCCCACGAACAACCTCGACCCGGCTTCCCGTGAAGAGATTCTGGATGCCCTGGCCAACTACGCCGGCGCAGTGGTGTTGGTCAGCCACGACGAGGGCGCCGTCATGGCGCTGAACCCTGAGCGCGTGCTGATCCTCCCCGACGGTGTCGAAGATCATTGGAACAAGGACTACCAGGACCTCATCGAACTCGCGTAG
- a CDS encoding metal-sulfur cluster assembly factor yields the protein MVTTLEPAKFDQVEEALKDVMDPELGINVVDLGLIYDLGWDDENDALIISMTLTSAGCPLTDVLEEQTAEALDGVVEAFRINWVWMPPWGPDKITDDGRDMMRALGFSI from the coding sequence ATGGTCACCACACTCGAGCCTGCCAAATTCGACCAGGTCGAAGAGGCACTCAAAGACGTCATGGACCCGGAGCTCGGCATCAATGTCGTCGACCTCGGGCTCATCTACGACCTCGGCTGGGATGACGAGAACGACGCTCTCATCATCAGCATGACCCTGACGAGCGCCGGATGCCCGTTGACCGACGTGCTCGAAGAGCAGACCGCCGAGGCGCTCGACGGCGTGGTCGAGGCCTTTCGCATCAACTGGGTCTGGATGCCGCCGTGGGGCCCCGACAAGATCACCGATGACGGTCGCGACATGATGAGGGCCCTCGGCTTCTCGATCTGA
- the sufC gene encoding Fe-S cluster assembly ATPase SufC, with translation MSVLEIRDLHVSVETEQGSKEILRGVNLTINQGETHAIMGPNGSGKSTLAYAIAGHPKYQITSGSITLDGEEMTELTVDARARAGLFLAMQYPVEIPGVTVTNFLRTAKTAIDGSAPPIRTWVKDVRSSMEALRMDKTFAERNVNEGFSGGEKKRNEILQLELLKPKFAVLDETDSGLDVDALKIVSEGVNRAKQNTDLGVLLITHYNRILKYITPDFVHVFVAGRVVESGGPELAVQLENEGYDVYVAANAEAIAADAAAADAASVSAPAR, from the coding sequence ATGTCTGTACTTGAAATCCGCGACCTGCACGTGAGTGTCGAGACCGAACAGGGCTCGAAAGAGATCCTGCGCGGCGTCAACCTCACCATCAACCAGGGCGAGACGCACGCGATCATGGGGCCGAACGGCTCGGGCAAGTCGACGCTCGCGTATGCGATCGCCGGTCATCCCAAATACCAGATCACGAGTGGTTCGATCACACTTGACGGCGAGGAGATGACAGAACTCACTGTCGACGCCCGCGCCCGCGCCGGCCTCTTTCTCGCGATGCAGTACCCGGTCGAGATCCCCGGCGTGACCGTCACGAACTTCCTGCGTACTGCCAAGACAGCGATCGACGGCTCTGCGCCGCCCATCCGCACCTGGGTCAAAGACGTGCGCAGCTCGATGGAGGCCCTGCGAATGGACAAGACGTTCGCCGAGCGCAACGTCAACGAAGGCTTTTCGGGCGGGGAGAAGAAGCGCAACGAGATCCTGCAGCTCGAGCTGCTGAAGCCGAAGTTCGCCGTTCTCGACGAGACAGACTCCGGACTCGACGTCGACGCACTCAAGATCGTGTCTGAGGGTGTGAACCGCGCCAAGCAGAACACCGACCTCGGTGTGCTGCTGATCACGCACTACAACCGCATCCTCAAGTACATCACTCCTGATTTCGTGCACGTCTTCGTCGCCGGACGTGTCGTCGAGTCGGGCGGACCCGAGCTCGCCGTGCAGCTCGAGAACGAGGGTTACGACGTCTATGTCGCCGCCAACGCCGAGGCCATCGCGGCCGACGCGGCAGCTGCTGACGCCGCCTCCGTCTCCGCACCGGCCCGCTAA
- a CDS encoding non-heme iron oxygenase ferredoxin subunit — translation MAAVKICSLDELNANEALRVEIDGVAIALVKDSAGECFAIGDTCTHGDISLAEGFVEDAPSAEASAVGPTLECWAHGSKFSLKTGRPLTLPAYEPVPVYELSIIDGDIYIDPTSVIDPTTTKENA, via the coding sequence ATGGCCGCAGTGAAGATCTGTTCGCTCGACGAACTCAATGCGAACGAGGCTCTGCGCGTCGAGATCGACGGCGTCGCCATCGCACTGGTGAAGGATTCGGCGGGGGAGTGCTTCGCCATCGGCGACACCTGCACCCACGGCGACATCTCGCTGGCAGAGGGTTTCGTCGAGGACGCTCCCTCGGCCGAAGCGTCCGCTGTGGGGCCCACTCTCGAGTGCTGGGCCCACGGTTCGAAGTTCTCGTTGAAGACCGGTCGCCCGCTCACCCTGCCGGCCTACGAGCCGGTTCCCGTCTATGAGCTCAGCATCATCGACGGAGACATCTACATAGACCCCACGTCGGTCATCGACCCGACGACGACAAAAGAAAACGCCTAG